The following is a genomic window from Rhodospirillaceae bacterium.
GCACACGCACGCGGTTTTAAGAAGAAAGGTTAGAGCATGGAAAAGTTTACCGTACTCAAGGGCATCGCAGCTCCACTGCCCATGGTTAATGTCGATACAGACATGATCATGCCCAAGCAGTTTCTCAAAACCATCAAGCGTACCGGGCTCGGTACAGCCGCCTTCTTTGATATGCGCTATGATGACAATGAAGCTGAGCGTCCTGAGTTTATTCTTAACCAAGAGCCCTTTCGTCAGTCTAAAATCCTGATCGCCGGTAAAAACTTTGGCTGCGGCTCATCGCGCGAACATGCCCCTTGGGGTCTGCTCGACTTTGGGTTCCGCTGCATGATTGCCCCCAGTTTCGCAGATATTTTTTACAACAACTGTTTTAAGAACGGCATTCTGTGCATCACGTTGCCAGAAGATCAGGTTGAGGCTTTAACAGCCAAGGCTGACGGGAGTGAATTCACCGTTGATCTGGAAAACATGATCATTACGGCCCCTGACGGAGCAGTCACGCCGTTCGAATTGGATGCAACCCGTCGCCATAACTTACTGAATGGTCTGGACGATATTGCATTAACCCTCAAGCATCTCGACAAAATCAAGGCTTTTGAAGCCAAACAACAGGCGGAACAGCCTTGGCTGTATAGCTGACGGTTCCGAGAAACCTTATGCGCACCAAAAAAGTACTGGTTTTGGCTGGTGATTGCATCGGCCCAGAAGTCATGGTTCAAGCCCGTCGTATTCTTGACTGGCTCAATGAGTCCGGTGCGGCGTCTTTCGAAATTGAAGAGGGCTTAGTCGGGGGCGCGTCCTACGACGTTCACGGCACGCCCCTCACCGATGAAACCATTGATCTGGCAATGGCATCAGATGCGGTTTTGTTTGGTTCTATCGGTGGCCCAAAGTGGGACGATGTGGACTACGATTTGCGCCCCGAAAAAGGTCTGCTGCGTTTGCGCAAAGAGATGGGTCTGTTCGCCAATCTCAGACCCGCCATCGTATTTGATGCCCTGGCCGGCGCGTCCTCGCTCAAGACAGATTTGGTCAAGGGCTTGGATATTATGATTGTGCGCGAGTTGATCGGCGGCATTTATTTCGGCGAGCCTCGGGGCATCGAAGAACTATCCGACGGTAAGCGGCGCGGCTACAATACCCAAGCCTACACCACCGATGAAATTTTGCGCATTGCCCATGTGGCGTTTGATTTAGCGCGCAAGCGTGATCGTCG
Proteins encoded in this region:
- the leuD gene encoding 3-isopropylmalate dehydratase small subunit, with translation MEKFTVLKGIAAPLPMVNVDTDMIMPKQFLKTIKRTGLGTAAFFDMRYDDNEAERPEFILNQEPFRQSKILIAGKNFGCGSSREHAPWGLLDFGFRCMIAPSFADIFYNNCFKNGILCITLPEDQVEALTAKADGSEFTVDLENMIITAPDGAVTPFELDATRRHNLLNGLDDIALTLKHLDKIKAFEAKQQAEQPWLYS
- the leuB gene encoding 3-isopropylmalate dehydrogenase, with the translated sequence MRTKKVLVLAGDCIGPEVMVQARRILDWLNESGAASFEIEEGLVGGASYDVHGTPLTDETIDLAMASDAVLFGSIGGPKWDDVDYDLRPEKGLLRLRKEMGLFANLRPAIVFDALAGASSLKTDLVKGLDIMIVRELIGGIYFGEPRGIEELSDGKRRGYNTQAYTTDEILRIAHVAFDLARKRDRRVCSVDKANVMESGVVWRDETTKLAQAEYTDIKLSHMFVDNCSMQLVRTPKQFDVILTDNLFGDILSDLAAMLTGSLGMLPSASLGAIGEDGRQPALYEPVHGSAPDIAGQNIGNPLAQILSTSMMLRYSFDMPAEADLVENAVEAVLSNNVRTGDIAADGVATVGTTQMGDAVLAEMTRLAG